From the genome of Calidithermus timidus DSM 17022, one region includes:
- the gatB gene encoding Asp-tRNA(Asn)/Glu-tRNA(Gln) amidotransferase subunit GatB: MSDFEAVVGLEIHLHLKTRTKMFSPAPAGYFGAEPNTHVHPVDLGLPGVLPVTNAKAVEYGIMFGLALNCKIASWTQFHRKSYFYPDMPKNYQISQYDLPIAEHGWLEVEGSRIGIKRVHLEEDAGKSLHPDFGDYSLIDLNRAGSPLIEMVTEPDIRTPEQARIFLSHVRSIAQTLGISDANPEEGKMRADVNVSVRRRGEPLGTKVEIKNLNSFKSVQRALEYEIKRQSELLRLGRRVEQATLGWDEGGGKTYVMRLKEGESDYRYFPEPDLPPIVVSEEWLRRLRAAMPELPAQKFARYVASGVRPYDAEILAYNASLARFFDEALRAYGEEPQKLADWLGTDVAGYLNERGLEIQDTRLTPEHLGRLVRLFVKGEITSRVAKNLLPEVMEGADPERLVQERGLRVVVDTGAIRALVEKVVSANPAVVQQIKDGKLQAINALLGQVMRESKGTAKPEVVRQLLAEAIGVQLT, encoded by the coding sequence ATGTCGGATTTCGAAGCGGTGGTGGGGCTGGAAATTCACCTGCACCTCAAAACCAGGACCAAGATGTTCTCGCCCGCCCCGGCGGGCTACTTTGGCGCTGAGCCCAACACCCACGTCCACCCCGTAGACCTGGGGCTGCCGGGGGTCTTGCCCGTGACCAATGCCAAGGCGGTGGAGTACGGGATCATGTTCGGGCTGGCCCTGAACTGCAAAATCGCTTCCTGGACGCAGTTCCACCGCAAGAGCTACTTCTACCCCGACATGCCCAAAAACTACCAGATCTCCCAGTACGACCTCCCCATCGCCGAGCACGGCTGGCTCGAGGTCGAGGGGAGCCGCATCGGCATCAAACGGGTGCACCTCGAGGAGGACGCGGGCAAGTCGCTGCACCCCGACTTCGGCGACTACTCGCTCATCGACCTCAACCGCGCGGGCTCGCCGCTGATCGAGATGGTCACCGAGCCCGACATCCGCACCCCCGAGCAGGCCCGTATCTTTCTGAGCCACGTGCGCTCCATCGCCCAGACCCTGGGCATCTCCGACGCCAACCCCGAAGAGGGCAAGATGCGCGCCGACGTCAACGTCTCGGTACGGCGGCGGGGGGAGCCGTTGGGCACCAAGGTCGAGATCAAGAACCTCAACTCCTTCAAGAGCGTGCAGCGGGCGCTCGAGTACGAGATCAAGCGCCAGAGCGAGTTGCTGCGCCTGGGCCGCCGGGTCGAGCAGGCCACGTTGGGCTGGGACGAGGGCGGGGGCAAGACCTACGTGATGCGCCTGAAGGAGGGCGAGTCCGACTACCGCTACTTCCCCGAGCCCGACCTACCGCCCATCGTGGTGAGCGAGGAGTGGCTGCGGCGCCTGCGCGCGGCCATGCCCGAGCTCCCGGCCCAGAAGTTCGCGCGCTACGTAGCCAGCGGCGTGCGCCCCTACGACGCGGAAATCCTGGCCTACAACGCCTCGCTGGCCCGCTTCTTCGACGAGGCGCTTCGGGCTTACGGCGAGGAGCCGCAGAAGCTGGCCGACTGGCTGGGCACCGACGTGGCCGGCTACCTCAACGAGCGGGGGCTGGAGATTCAGGACACCCGCCTCACCCCCGAGCACTTAGGCCGCCTGGTGAGGCTGTTCGTGAAGGGCGAGATCACCAGCCGCGTGGCCAAGAACCTCCTCCCCGAGGTGATGGAGGGCGCCGACCCCGAGCGGTTGGTGCAAGAGCGCGGCCTGAGGGTGGTGGTGGACACCGGGGCCATCCGTGCCCTGGTCGAGAAGGTGGTGAGCGCCAACCCCGCCGTGGTGCAGCAGATCAAAGACGGCAAGCTCCAGGCCATCAACGCGCTGTTGGGCCAGGTGATGAGGGAGAGCAAGGGCACCGCCAAGCCCGAGGTGGTGCGCCAATTGCTGGCCGAGGCCATCGGCGTGCAACTGACCTGA
- the purM gene encoding phosphoribosylformylglycinamidine cyclo-ligase, whose amino-acid sequence MKYEDAGVDIDRKAGALKAAAARIKSTYTPEVLAGIGAFGGMIDARKLQGMQQPVLVASTDGVGTKTMLAAQTGRWGGLGFDIVNHCVNDLLVQGAKPLFFLDYVASSRLEPELLGVVLESLAEACKAAGMPLLGGETAEMPGVYHPGGLDLVGTIVGVVERSRIVDGSRVEPGDAIIALPSSGLHTNGYSLARKVFEGWDLRQPRPELGRSLGEALLEPHRSYLEPVSRLLDSGLEVRAMAHITGGGVYENLPRVLPEGIGAHLELGTWPLPPLFRLIQEAGNVALEEMFRVFNMGLGYLIVVRESDVAPALQCLGMGYRVGKALEGQGVTVG is encoded by the coding sequence ATGAAATACGAAGACGCCGGGGTAGACATCGACCGCAAGGCCGGGGCCCTCAAAGCCGCCGCCGCCCGCATCAAGTCCACCTACACCCCCGAGGTGCTCGCGGGCATCGGGGCCTTCGGGGGCATGATCGACGCCCGCAAGCTCCAGGGAATGCAACAGCCGGTGCTGGTGGCCTCCACCGACGGGGTGGGCACCAAGACGATGCTGGCCGCCCAGACCGGGCGCTGGGGCGGGCTGGGTTTCGACATCGTCAACCACTGCGTCAACGACCTGCTGGTGCAGGGGGCCAAGCCGCTGTTCTTCCTAGATTACGTAGCGAGCAGCCGCCTCGAGCCCGAGCTGCTGGGGGTGGTGCTGGAATCGCTGGCCGAAGCCTGCAAGGCCGCGGGAATGCCCCTGCTGGGCGGCGAGACCGCCGAGATGCCGGGAGTGTACCACCCCGGCGGCCTGGACCTGGTGGGCACCATCGTGGGTGTGGTGGAACGCAGCCGCATCGTCGATGGCTCGAGGGTCGAACCCGGCGACGCCATCATCGCCCTGCCCTCCTCGGGGCTGCACACCAACGGCTACAGCCTGGCCCGCAAGGTCTTCGAGGGCTGGGACCTACGCCAGCCCCGCCCCGAACTGGGCCGCAGCCTGGGCGAGGCGCTGCTCGAGCCCCACAGAAGCTACCTGGAACCCGTCTCGCGCCTGCTGGACAGCGGGCTCGAGGTGCGGGCCATGGCCCACATCACCGGGGGCGGGGTCTACGAAAACCTGCCGCGGGTGCTGCCCGAGGGGATAGGCGCCCACCTCGAGCTGGGCACCTGGCCCCTCCCCCCCCTCTTCCGCCTGATCCAGGAAGCCGGGAACGTCGCGCTGGAGGAGATGTTCCGCGTGTTCAACATGGGCCTGGGCTACTTGATCGTGGTCAGGGAAAGTGACGTAGCTCCAGCTCTGCAGTGCCTGGGGATGGGGTATCGTGTAGGAAAGGCGCTCGAGGGTCAGGGCGTGACGGTGGGATAG
- a CDS encoding agmatine deiminase family protein: METTLTPRALGFAMPAEWAPHAATWTAWPHDEEQWLGYLEPVRQEFAAFVNTLARFEPVHLIVGDEESEADAKARLDSANLTLHRVPHNDLWLRDSGAIFVRRGEEVALTDWEFNGWGGKYPAQLDNQVPTHMARILGGKLWRVGIVMEGGSLEVNGQGVCLTTRQCLLSPKRNPHLNEEELEGYLHDYLGVHSVIWLGEGLEGDHTDGHIDTIARFAREHTIVSAVCEDESDPNYPPLRENLEILESLGGFQIVKLPLPRNPLYLEGTRLPLTYANFYIANGAVLVPIYGDPNDEKALEILRQVFPERQVIGLMARNLITGGGAFHCVTQQQPVGRIWAGG; encoded by the coding sequence GTGGAGACGACCCTCACCCCCCGAGCCCTTGGCTTCGCCATGCCTGCCGAGTGGGCCCCACACGCTGCGACCTGGACGGCCTGGCCTCACGACGAGGAGCAGTGGTTGGGCTACCTCGAGCCCGTGCGCCAGGAGTTCGCCGCCTTCGTAAACACCCTGGCCCGCTTCGAGCCCGTGCACCTCATCGTCGGCGACGAGGAGTCGGAGGCCGATGCCAAAGCCCGGCTGGACAGCGCCAACCTCACCCTGCACCGCGTCCCCCACAACGACCTCTGGCTGCGCGACAGCGGGGCGATCTTCGTGAGGCGGGGGGAGGAGGTCGCGCTCACCGACTGGGAGTTCAACGGCTGGGGAGGGAAGTACCCCGCCCAGCTCGACAACCAGGTCCCCACCCACATGGCCCGCATCCTGGGCGGCAAGCTCTGGCGTGTGGGCATCGTGATGGAAGGGGGCAGCCTCGAGGTCAACGGTCAGGGGGTGTGCCTCACCACCCGCCAGTGCCTGCTCTCGCCTAAGCGCAATCCCCACCTCAACGAGGAGGAGCTCGAGGGCTACCTGCACGATTACCTGGGCGTCCACAGCGTGATCTGGCTGGGTGAGGGCCTGGAGGGCGATCACACCGACGGGCACATCGACACCATCGCCCGTTTTGCGCGCGAGCACACCATCGTGAGCGCCGTGTGCGAGGACGAATCCGACCCCAACTACCCTCCGTTGCGGGAGAACCTGGAGATCCTCGAGAGCTTAGGAGGCTTCCAGATCGTCAAGCTCCCGCTGCCCAGGAACCCCCTCTACCTCGAGGGCACCCGTCTGCCTCTCACCTACGCCAACTTCTACATCGCCAACGGGGCGGTGCTGGTGCCCATCTACGGCGACCCCAACGACGAGAAGGCCCTCGAGATCCTGCGCCAGGTCTTCCCCGAGCGCCAGGTGATCGGCCTGATGGCCCGCAACCTCATCACCGGGGGTGGGGCCTTTCACTGCGTGACCCAGCAGCAGCCCGTCGGGCGGATCTGGGCGGGAGGTTGA
- a CDS encoding histidine phosphatase family protein has product MTEIWLIRHGETAWNAESRLQGQLDVPLSPKGVSQAFRVAERLKNSHLTFDALYTSDLTRALQTARPIAENLGLDLWLEPRLREIDVGELQNKLHEEIKREFPEYFRAVSADPWNTPRPGGESMADVARRVEDFLRELPEGRFIAVAHGGVIRAALKLTLGLEGLSWRKFHIQNTSITRLLYPEGSALTVGDAGHLETWADYLSDDQITSGGVEQASGSSR; this is encoded by the coding sequence ATGACCGAAATCTGGCTGATCCGTCACGGGGAAACCGCCTGGAACGCCGAAAGTCGGCTCCAGGGTCAGCTCGATGTGCCGCTGTCGCCTAAGGGGGTCTCCCAGGCCTTCCGGGTGGCCGAGCGGCTCAAGAACAGCCACCTCACCTTCGACGCCCTCTACACCTCCGATCTCACCCGCGCGCTACAGACCGCGCGGCCCATCGCCGAGAACCTGGGCCTGGACCTCTGGCTCGAGCCGCGCCTGCGCGAGATCGACGTGGGAGAGCTGCAAAACAAGCTGCACGAGGAGATCAAGCGCGAGTTCCCCGAGTACTTCCGGGCCGTGAGCGCCGACCCCTGGAACACCCCGCGCCCCGGCGGGGAAAGCATGGCCGACGTGGCCCGCCGGGTGGAGGACTTCCTGCGCGAGCTGCCCGAAGGGCGCTTCATCGCCGTGGCCCACGGTGGGGTGATCCGGGCCGCGCTCAAGCTGACGCTGGGCCTCGAGGGCCTCTCCTGGCGCAAATTCCACATCCAGAACACCTCCATCACCCGCCTGCTCTACCCCGAGGGCAGCGCGCTTACGGTAGGCGACGCAGGGCACCTGGAGACCTGGGCCGACTACCTCTCCGACGACCAGATCACCAGCGGCGGCGTGGAGCAGGCGAGCGGGTCGAGCCGGTGA